The Armatimonadota bacterium nucleotide sequence GCACCGCCGGCAGCCCGCCGCTGACGTCCATGTTGAACAGCGACTTGGGGTTGTGCATCGAAGCGAGGTTGCTCAGCCAGTAGCTGTTCACGAGCCGGACGACGGACTGATAGGCCAGCTCGCCCTCTCCGAGCGTCGCTGCAGCCTGGCCGAGTTGCACGACTCCGAACGACATGAAGCCGGCCTTCTTGTAGTGGTTCTCCAGCTTGATCTCGACGATCTTGCGAAATGCGGCCTGCAGTTTGGGGCTCGCGGCAATCTCGTCCGGCATCCAGTAGTAGAGCGGATAAAGGTGCGAGGAATGCCGGTGGTCCAAGTTGTCCTCGATCTTCGGCGTCAGCCACTCCTTGACCACACCCTGATCGCTGATCATGTAGGGCGGCATCTTGCCCAGCATCGCCCGCCAGACCGGGATCTTCTTCTGGTTGACGCCGAGTTCGCGCAAGGCCGCGATGAGGTTGGTGAGAAGCTCCTTGGCGGCGGCCACGTCCATGGTCGCGTTGAAGGAGCCCTGCGAACCCGTGTTCTTGGCGAAGTTCTCCGGCGAGGTCGTCGGGCTGAAGACGTACTTCCCATCGGGCCCGAGGTAGAGGTAGTCCTCGAAGAAGAGAGCCACCTCCTGCATGAACGGCAGCGCGTGCTCCACCAGGAACTTCCGATCACCTGTGAACAAATAGTAGTCATAGAAGAAGTGCGCCGCCCACGGCGCCCCGGCCACCCACATGCCGCCTGCGAAATCCGGCGCGAGCGCGTTGTTGAAGGCGGTCGCCGAGGACCTTGACGGCAACACCATGCCGCGCGCGCCGAAGATGTGCTTGGCGTTGACGCGCAGGTAGGGCGCCATGGACTCGATGTACGACGTATAGGCGAGCATGAGTTCGGGATTGTTGCCTGGGAGCATCGCTGCGATCGCCGAGGGCACATTGCCGTTGTGCGTGAAGTCGCTCGCCCAAGGCGGCACGTAGGTCCCTGCCCAAATGCCCTGCAAAGTCGGCGGCAGGTCGCCCGTGCAGCAGATGATGTTGTACCGGCCGGCGTCGAAAACCTTCTCGGTCAGCGCGCGGGAGAGGTTCTCGTTGGTCGAGGAGGCCAGAAGCTCTTCCGAGGTCTTCTTGGCTTCCGCGCCGCCGCCGAGGTCCAGGCGCATCCGGTCGAACATCGCGCCGTGGATCTTCGCGTGCTTCTTTAGCAGGCCTGCGTAATCGGGTGCCAGACGGTCCAGCGCCTTCTTCATGGGCTCGATCAGGGGCTTCTCGGGATCGTAGATCGGCTCGATCTTCGTGAACACGAGCACCTCGTCGGCGCCCTTGATCGTGAGGACGGAGCCCTTGACGCTCGCCTCGCCGCCTGGCGCGACGACCCGGCAAACGGCTTCGAGCCGGTGAATGCTCCCCGGATAGGCGCGCGTGAACGTGCTGGAAAACGTCAGGTGCGCGGAATCCGCCGTGCAGACGACGTTCGAGACATGGCTCTTGAACGTCTCCTCGGAGGCTTGGAGGGTTTTGGCGCCAAGCTTGGGATCGAGTGAGCGCGGCGTCAGTTACAGAGCGCAGTCGACGCTTCCCTTCCCCGGGCCGGTAATGCGCAGCACGGCGACCCCGTCGGCGCGCGACACGAACAGCCTTCGCTCGTACGCGCCTCGGCCATCGGCCCAATACACCGCAGCCTCCGCCGTACGGAAATCGACGCTCCGCGCGTAGTCCCGCACCGACCCTTTCGCGGGCATCGTGAGGCGCATGTCGAACCCAGGAACGAACGGGTCCGGGTACATGAAGCTCTGCTGGCCCGAGAGGTCGAACGCGAGCCGCGTCGCCTGTTTGTAGAGGCCGCGATTAATGAGGCTTCTGACTTCAGCGAGCCGTGACGAGGTGTCCGGCGGGGCAAGGGGAGGCCGCATCGGCAGGAACATCCGACTGTGCGTGAACACGATCGTCTCGTCGAGCGGCCGGCCGAAGACGTTGGCGCCGATCGTGCCGTTGCCGCTCAGGAGCCCTTGCTCCCAAGTCTCGGCGGGCGTCGTGCTGACGAAGCCGCGTTCAGGGTGCGGCAGGCCCTGCCCGGCGGCACTTGAGGGTTGACAAGTCATGGCCAGTATTGCAGCGGTCAGGAGCGTCGTCGAGAAGGTGAGTGAGTTGTCCACGTCTGTACGGCATTTTGCCCCAGGGTCTTCATCCCATACAGGCCCAGCATCCCCTTTCCCAGCGCGTCGCCGACGAGGAAGTACGTCTCGGCGTTG carries:
- a CDS encoding glycoside hydrolase N-terminal domain-containing protein, producing MTCQPSSAAGQGLPHPERGFVSTTPAETWEQGLLSGNGTIGANVFGRPLDETIVFTHSRMFLPMRPPLAPPDTSSRLAEVRSLINRGLYKQATRLAFDLSGQQSFMYPDPFVPGFDMRLTMPAKGSVRDYARSVDFRTAEAAVYWADGRGAYERRLFVSRADGVAVLRITGPGKGSVDCAL